One Phenylobacterium hankyongense DNA segment encodes these proteins:
- a CDS encoding DUF2975 domain-containing protein — MRALGPGSVSSFLKVILDVVYAALVIGVAAAGLMTLLALLFSFNPDLMAKVSFRPDGVDLANRGPVLAGGLLAAALYMGGVLIIIGALRRIFVTLTAGDPFHPDNVARLRLIGVMLAALELGRYVVWGIGNWMPWVKRVDSNFSLTAWFSVLVVFVLAEVFREGARLRREAELTI; from the coding sequence ATGCGCGCCTTGGGTCCGGGTTCGGTTTCCAGCTTCCTTAAGGTCATCCTCGACGTGGTCTACGCCGCGCTGGTGATCGGGGTGGCGGCGGCGGGGCTGATGACGCTGCTGGCGCTGCTGTTCAGCTTCAATCCCGACCTGATGGCCAAGGTCTCGTTCAGGCCCGACGGCGTCGACCTCGCCAACCGCGGCCCGGTGCTGGCCGGCGGCCTGCTGGCGGCGGCGCTCTACATGGGCGGGGTGCTGATCATCATCGGCGCGCTGCGCCGGATCTTCGTGACCCTGACCGCCGGCGACCCCTTCCATCCGGACAACGTCGCCCGCCTGCGGCTGATCGGCGTCATGCTGGCCGCCCTCGAGCTTGGCCGCTACGTGGTCTGGGGGATCGGCAACTGGATGCCCTGGGTCAAGCGGGTGGACTCCAACTTCAGCCTCACCGCCTGGTTCTCGGTGCTGGTGGTCTTCGTGCTCGCGGAGGTGTTCCGCGAAGGCGCGCGCCTGCGCCGCGAAGCCGAACTGACCATCTAG
- a CDS encoding helix-turn-helix domain-containing protein codes for MPIRVHLDRVLLERRMSLTELADRVGVTIANLSILKTGKARAVRFSTLAALCRELDCQPGDLLLYEPGPADEPPDEDEEA; via the coding sequence ATGCCGATCCGCGTCCACCTCGACCGCGTGCTGCTGGAGCGGCGCATGTCGCTCACCGAACTGGCCGACCGGGTCGGTGTGACCATCGCCAACCTGTCGATCCTGAAGACCGGCAAGGCCCGGGCGGTGCGGTTCTCGACCCTGGCCGCCCTCTGCCGCGAGCTCGACTGCCAGCCGGGCGACCTGCTGCTCTACGAGCCCGGCCCCGCCGACGAGCCGCCCGACGAGGATGAGGAGGCGTAG
- the rph gene encoding ribonuclease PH, with the protein MRPSERLADALRPITLETGVNRYAEGSCLISCGHTKVLVTASLEEGVPPFLRGRGQGWVTAEYGMLPRATHTRGRREAAQGKQSGRTQEIQRLIGRSLRAVVDLKALGERQISVDCDVIQADGGTRTASITGAWVALRLATRYMLEEGLITTDPILDQVAAISCGVFKGTPVLDLDYEEDSNAEADSNFVLTGKGDIVEIQATGEKRGFSEAEFESLFSLARKGIGELCVIQRQATGG; encoded by the coding sequence ATGCGCCCGTCCGAACGACTCGCCGACGCGCTGAGGCCCATTACCCTGGAGACCGGCGTCAACCGCTATGCGGAGGGCTCCTGCCTGATCAGCTGCGGCCACACCAAGGTGCTGGTGACCGCCAGCCTCGAGGAAGGCGTGCCGCCGTTCCTGCGCGGCCGCGGCCAGGGCTGGGTCACCGCCGAGTACGGCATGCTGCCCCGCGCCACCCACACCCGCGGCCGCCGCGAGGCCGCCCAGGGCAAGCAGTCGGGCCGCACCCAGGAGATCCAGCGGCTGATCGGCCGCTCCCTGCGCGCCGTCGTCGACCTCAAGGCGCTGGGCGAGCGGCAGATCTCGGTGGACTGCGACGTCATCCAGGCGGACGGCGGCACCCGCACCGCCTCGATCACCGGCGCCTGGGTCGCCCTGCGCCTGGCCACCCGCTACATGCTGGAGGAAGGCCTGATCACCACCGACCCGATCCTCGACCAGGTGGCGGCGATCAGCTGCGGGGTGTTCAAGGGGACCCCGGTGCTCGACCTCGACTACGAAGAGGATTCCAACGCCGAGGCGGATTCCAACTTCGTGCTGACCGGCAAGGGCGACATCGTCGAGATCCAGGCCACCGGCGAGAAGCGCGGCTTCAGCGAGGCCGAGTTCGAATCGCTGTTCTCGCTGGCCCGCAAGGGCATCGGCGAGCTGTGCGTGATCCAGCGGCAGGCGACGGGCGGCTAA
- the hrcA gene encoding heat-inducible transcriptional repressor HrcA, with product MGALRSPPHADVSTPLFVPGPSLAELDERARDIFRRIVESYLETGEPVGSRTLSKTGLSLSPASIRNTMQDLTHLGLLGAPHVSAGRLPTHAGLRLFVDGLLEVGDVGEDERRSIEARLHAHGRNFEDALNEASSILSGLAGGAGVVVTPIRDAGVKHVEFVSLGVERTLAIMVFADGTVENRLIRLPAGVTPSALTEASNFLNARLRGRTLAEAKVDLRAELDRAKRELNETAARLVEDGLAAWGGGEAEDRALIVRGRANLLEEPQAREDLERVRSLFDDLEQKEQLIQLLDGVREGAGVRIFIGAETRLFSLSGSAVIAAPYMTGSQRVVGAIGVIGPARLNYARIIPLVDYTARVLGRVMNA from the coding sequence ATGGGCGCCCTGAGAAGCCCGCCGCACGCTGACGTGAGCACCCCCCTGTTCGTACCCGGGCCGTCGCTGGCCGAGCTCGACGAACGCGCCCGGGACATCTTCCGGCGCATCGTGGAGAGCTACCTCGAAACCGGCGAGCCGGTGGGGTCGCGGACGCTCTCCAAGACCGGGCTGTCGCTGTCGCCGGCCTCGATCCGCAACACCATGCAGGACCTCACCCACCTGGGGCTGCTGGGCGCGCCGCACGTCAGCGCCGGGCGGCTGCCGACCCACGCCGGCCTGCGGCTGTTCGTCGACGGCCTGCTGGAGGTGGGCGACGTGGGCGAGGACGAGCGGCGCTCCATCGAGGCGCGGCTGCACGCCCACGGCCGCAATTTCGAGGACGCGCTGAACGAGGCCAGCTCCATCCTCTCCGGCCTGGCCGGCGGGGCAGGGGTGGTGGTGACGCCGATCCGCGACGCCGGGGTCAAGCACGTGGAGTTCGTCTCGCTGGGCGTCGAGCGGACCCTGGCGATCATGGTGTTCGCCGACGGCACGGTGGAGAACCGGCTGATCCGGCTGCCGGCCGGGGTGACGCCCTCGGCGCTGACCGAGGCCTCCAACTTCCTCAACGCCCGCCTGCGCGGCCGCACCCTGGCGGAGGCCAAGGTTGACCTGCGCGCCGAGCTCGACCGCGCCAAGCGCGAGCTCAACGAGACCGCCGCGCGGCTGGTGGAGGACGGGCTGGCCGCCTGGGGCGGCGGCGAGGCGGAGGACCGGGCGCTGATCGTGCGCGGCCGCGCCAACCTGCTGGAGGAGCCGCAGGCCCGCGAGGACCTGGAGCGGGTGCGCTCGCTGTTCGACGACCTGGAGCAGAAGGAGCAGCTGATCCAGCTGCTGGACGGCGTGCGCGAGGGGGCGGGCGTCCGCATCTTCATCGGCGCCGAAACCCGGCTGTTCTCGCTTTCGGGTTCCGCTGTCATCGCAGCCCCCTATATGACGGGCTCGCAACGCGTGGTGGGCGCGATCGGCGTGATCGGCCCTGCCCGTCTGAACTATGCCCGGATCATTCCGTTGGTGGACTACACCGCCCGCGTGCTTGGCCGGGTGATGAACGCTTAA
- the grpE gene encoding nucleotide exchange factor GrpE yields the protein MSEDKTPFEETVAQADAAPGEFEALKAEATGLREQVLRYAAEAENTRRRAEREANDARAYAIQKFARDLLGVADNLARALQSHPDVADPVVKNFVVGVEMTEKELQGAFERNGLKRIAPAKGEKFDPHKHQAMMEQPGSDVAPGGVIQVLQPGYELLGRLVRPAMVVVAAKVAGAQAPGGGGDGAQNPYAANDEAEDGGGSVDTRA from the coding sequence ATGTCCGAAGACAAGACGCCGTTCGAAGAGACCGTGGCGCAGGCCGACGCCGCGCCGGGTGAATTCGAAGCGCTGAAGGCCGAGGCCACGGGCCTGCGCGAGCAGGTGCTGCGCTATGCGGCCGAGGCCGAGAACACCCGCCGCCGGGCCGAGCGCGAAGCCAACGACGCCCGCGCCTACGCCATCCAGAAGTTCGCCCGCGACCTGCTGGGCGTCGCCGACAACCTGGCGCGTGCGCTGCAGTCCCATCCCGACGTCGCCGATCCGGTGGTGAAGAACTTCGTGGTCGGGGTCGAGATGACCGAGAAGGAGCTGCAGGGCGCCTTCGAACGCAATGGCCTGAAGCGCATCGCCCCGGCCAAGGGCGAGAAGTTCGACCCGCACAAGCATCAGGCGATGATGGAACAGCCGGGCTCCGACGTGGCGCCGGGCGGGGTCATCCAGGTGCTGCAGCCGGGCTACGAGCTGCTCGGCCGGCTGGTGCGCCCGGCCATGGTGGTGGTCGCCGCCAAGGTCGCCGGCGCCCAGGCGCCCGGCGGCGGCGGCGACGGGGCCCAGAACCCCTACGCGGCCAACGACGAGGCCGAGGACGGCGGCGGTTCGGTGGATACGCGGGCCTGA
- the dnaN gene encoding DNA polymerase III subunit beta produces MKLTIERAALLKALGHVQSAVERRNTIPILSNVLLSAERDRLSFSATDLDMEIIDQALAQVDQPGQITAPAHTLYEIVRKLPEGADVSLSFTGEDPRLTVSAGRSRFNLPVLPAGDFPVMSADGLAGRLTVDVNDLIRLIDKTRFAISAEETRYYLNGLYLHTVVEDGVQKLRAVATDGSRLALAEMPAPEGSAGAPGVIVPRKTVAEARRLLDDAGESVELQISPQKVRFELNGAALTSKVIDGNFPDYTRVIPKDNNRIVMVDSKLFAQAVDRVATISAEKSRSVRMAIESGRVVLTVRNMEAGQAVEELEIDYDGEPFELSFNARYLLDITDQISGEMAELRFGGPNDPALVLDPGDADVRYILMPLRV; encoded by the coding sequence ATGAAGCTGACGATCGAGCGGGCGGCGCTGTTGAAGGCGCTTGGGCATGTGCAGAGCGCCGTGGAGCGGCGCAACACCATTCCGATCCTGTCGAACGTGCTGCTGTCGGCGGAACGCGACCGGCTGAGCTTCTCGGCCACCGATCTCGACATGGAGATCATCGACCAGGCCCTGGCCCAGGTCGACCAGCCCGGCCAGATCACCGCGCCCGCCCACACCCTCTACGAGATCGTCCGCAAGCTGCCGGAAGGCGCCGACGTCTCACTCAGCTTCACCGGCGAGGACCCGCGGCTGACGGTGTCGGCCGGGCGCTCGCGCTTCAACCTGCCGGTGCTGCCGGCCGGCGACTTCCCGGTGATGTCCGCCGACGGCCTGGCCGGCCGGCTGACCGTCGACGTCAACGACCTGATCCGGCTGATCGACAAGACCCGCTTCGCGATCTCGGCGGAGGAGACCCGCTACTACCTGAACGGCCTCTACCTCCACACGGTGGTCGAGGACGGGGTGCAGAAGCTGCGCGCGGTGGCCACCGACGGCAGCCGCCTGGCGCTGGCCGAGATGCCGGCGCCCGAGGGCTCGGCCGGCGCGCCGGGCGTGATCGTGCCGCGCAAGACCGTGGCCGAGGCGAGGCGCCTCCTGGACGACGCCGGCGAGAGCGTCGAGCTGCAGATCAGCCCCCAGAAGGTCCGCTTCGAGCTGAACGGGGCGGCGCTGACCTCCAAGGTCATCGACGGCAACTTCCCCGACTACACGCGGGTGATCCCCAAGGACAACAACCGCATCGTCATGGTGGATTCCAAGCTGTTCGCGCAGGCCGTGGACCGGGTGGCGACCATCTCGGCGGAGAAGAGCCGCTCGGTCAGGATGGCGATCGAGTCCGGCCGCGTGGTGCTGACGGTGCGCAACATGGAAGCCGGCCAGGCGGTCGAGGAGCTGGAGATCGACTACGACGGCGAGCCCTTCGAGCTCTCCTTCAACGCCCGCTACCTCTTGGACATCACCGACCAGATCTCCGGCGAGATGGCCGAGCTGCGGTTCGGCGGCCCGAACGACCCGGCGCTGGTGCTGGACCCCGGCGACGCCGACGTCCGCTACATCCTGATGCCGCTCAGGGTCTGA
- a CDS encoding zinc-finger domain-containing protein produces MPAEPALTPDLPAPETITVRSGRIACDGVGGALGHPRVWLEMGEASFVECPYCDRRFVLAAGSEGPEDERLAPGVWEGAHGH; encoded by the coding sequence ATGCCGGCCGAGCCGGCGCTGACGCCCGACCTGCCCGCGCCCGAGACCATCACCGTGCGCTCCGGCCGGATCGCCTGCGACGGCGTCGGCGGCGCGCTCGGCCACCCGCGGGTCTGGCTGGAGATGGGCGAGGCGAGCTTCGTCGAATGCCCCTACTGCGACCGCCGCTTCGTGCTGGCCGCCGGCTCCGAGGGCCCTGAGGACGAGCGCCTGGCCCCCGGCGTCTGGGAAGGCGCGCACGGCCACTGA
- a CDS encoding ABC transporter ATP-binding protein encodes MDLPDYAIEAKGLVKTYAATKTTPEMRALRGVDLAIPRGSIFGLLGPNGAGKSTFINILAGLCKKTSGTVSIWGRDIDERPRDARAAIGVVPQEIAADPFFTPRESLEVAAGMYAVPPSERRTMELLTALGLGDKANAYVRQLSGGMKRRLMVAKAMVHNPPVLILDEPTAGVDVELRRQLWNYVLELNRKGVTIVLTTHYLEEAQELCDQIAIINRGQVVACEPTTTLLRRMDTRKVLVTPEQPMTAAPALAGFETHLLPSGGFSVTYRTGQSSVEQVLAAIRKTGVHIKDISTEDPDLEDVFVSLTYAAPEAAEI; translated from the coding sequence ATGGACCTTCCCGACTACGCCATCGAGGCCAAGGGCCTCGTCAAGACCTACGCCGCCACCAAGACCACGCCGGAGATGCGCGCGCTGCGCGGCGTCGACCTGGCGATCCCGCGCGGCTCGATCTTCGGCCTCTTGGGGCCGAACGGGGCGGGCAAGTCGACCTTCATCAACATCCTGGCCGGGCTCTGCAAGAAGACCTCCGGCACGGTCAGCATCTGGGGCCGCGACATCGACGAGCGGCCGCGCGACGCCCGCGCCGCCATCGGCGTGGTGCCGCAGGAGATCGCCGCCGACCCGTTCTTCACGCCGCGCGAATCCCTGGAGGTGGCGGCCGGCATGTACGCCGTGCCGCCGTCGGAGCGCCGGACCATGGAGCTGCTGACCGCGCTCGGGCTCGGCGACAAGGCCAACGCCTACGTCCGCCAGTTGTCGGGCGGCATGAAGCGGCGGCTGATGGTCGCCAAGGCCATGGTGCACAACCCGCCGGTGCTGATCCTCGACGAGCCCACCGCCGGGGTCGACGTGGAGCTGCGCCGCCAGCTCTGGAACTATGTGCTGGAGCTGAACCGCAAGGGGGTGACCATCGTGCTCACCACCCACTACCTGGAAGAGGCCCAGGAGCTCTGCGACCAGATCGCCATCATCAACCGCGGCCAGGTGGTGGCCTGCGAGCCGACCACGACCCTGCTGCGGCGGATGGACACCCGCAAGGTGCTGGTGACGCCGGAGCAGCCGATGACCGCCGCGCCGGCGCTGGCCGGCTTCGAGACCCACCTGCTGCCCTCGGGCGGCTTCTCGGTGACCTACCGCACCGGCCAGTCGAGCGTCGAACAGGTGCTGGCCGCGATCCGCAAGACCGGCGTGCACATCAAGGACATCTCCACCGAGGATCCGGACCTGGAGGACGTGTTCGTCTCGCTGACCTACGCGGCGCCGGAGGCGGCGGAGATCTGA
- a CDS encoding GNAT family N-acetyltransferase, with protein sequence MPQSRGATSSVVIFPPGPSDAEALAHVHVTSWRETYRGLLPDAFLARMSEVGYARRFRRTLTHPQPNEVTLAAADRFGLVGYATGGPSRRGTAGEGEISVLYLLRSAQGHGLGQQLMAQTARALQANGARSLMLSVLRDNIRARGFYEHLGGEPETPRQELGPGGRLLYEVAYHWPDISTLTR encoded by the coding sequence ATGCCGCAGTCCCGTGGAGCGACTTCCAGCGTGGTGATCTTTCCGCCCGGCCCCTCCGACGCCGAGGCGCTGGCGCATGTGCATGTGACCTCCTGGCGCGAGACCTACCGCGGTCTGCTGCCGGACGCCTTCCTGGCGCGGATGTCGGAGGTCGGCTACGCCCGCCGCTTCCGCCGCACCCTCACCCATCCGCAGCCCAACGAGGTGACCCTGGCCGCCGCCGACCGATTCGGCCTGGTGGGCTACGCCACCGGCGGCCCCTCCCGCCGCGGAACGGCCGGCGAGGGCGAGATCTCGGTGCTCTACCTTCTGCGCTCAGCCCAGGGCCACGGCCTCGGCCAGCAGCTGATGGCGCAGACCGCCCGCGCCCTGCAGGCCAACGGCGCCCGCTCGCTGATGCTCTCGGTGCTGCGCGACAACATCCGCGCCCGCGGCTTCTACGAGCACCTGGGCGGCGAGCCGGAGACGCCCCGCCAGGAGCTCGGCCCCGGCGGCCGCCTGCTCTACGAGGTCGCCTACCACTGGCCGGACATCTCGACGCTGACGCGGTGA
- the mutS gene encoding DNA mismatch repair protein MutS: MNAPSPTTLPDPAAGASPVMAQFFEAKTRQPDALVFFRMGDFYELFFEDAQKAAAALGITLTARGQHAGAPIPMCGVPVHAAEAYLAKLIRAGFKVAVCEQMENPAEAKKRGGKSIVHRDVVRVVTPGTLTEDGLLDARGANRLAAIAVRAGAAAVASVELSTGEVECLATSVSGLASALAALGPSEILVPDRLFADEQVSAALKAAGGFVQPLPQALAEPSASEARLKRLYGVETLDGFGALSGAEISALGLIAAHLETTQAGKLPALSAPRRAGEADVMAIDPATRASLEIEKATSGSREGSLLAAIDRTVTAPGARLLAARLARPLLDPAAIDARLDAVAWFCEHRGQRQRLREQLKGLGDMARALSRLALGRGGPRDLGCLRDGLTMAEAVVALFASTRDPLVTPPAEIASALAALNPDLHADLLAFRDLLGAGLGSELPALARDGGFVAEGVRPELDHARALRDDSRRVIAQLEARLAQESGVALKVRHNAVLGYFVETTAKAAEPLMGAPLNAVFIHRQTLANQVRFTTVELAELDAKIAQAAERALAIEVDTFEAWRDAACAVAADIHAAAEAAARLDVAAGVAEWGEDVGAARPTVDRSTAFEAEGARHPVVEAAVRRAGEAFTPNDCRLDGAGAGGPRLALVTGPNMAGKSTFLRQNALLAVLAQAGCFVPARRLRLGVVDRLFSRVGAGDDLARGRSTFMAEMVETAAILTQATPRSLVILDEIGRGTATYDGLAIAWACAEALHETNRCRALFATHYHELAVLDGRLAYVANLSLKAKEWNGDLIFLHEAGPGPADRSYGVQVAKLAGVPQPVVIRAREVLERLEREAGAPAHLDDLPLFAAAAPAAERSGPSAAEEALKVLDLDGMSPREAMEALYRLKGLLT; the protein is encoded by the coding sequence ATGAATGCGCCGTCGCCCACCACCTTGCCCGATCCCGCCGCCGGCGCCTCGCCGGTCATGGCGCAGTTCTTCGAGGCCAAGACCCGTCAGCCGGACGCGCTGGTGTTCTTCCGGATGGGCGACTTCTACGAGCTGTTCTTCGAGGACGCCCAGAAGGCCGCCGCGGCGCTCGGCATCACCCTGACCGCCCGGGGCCAGCACGCCGGCGCGCCGATCCCCATGTGCGGGGTGCCGGTGCACGCCGCCGAGGCCTATCTCGCCAAGCTGATCCGCGCCGGCTTCAAGGTCGCCGTCTGCGAGCAGATGGAGAACCCCGCCGAGGCCAAGAAGCGCGGCGGCAAGTCGATCGTCCACCGCGACGTGGTCCGCGTGGTCACCCCCGGGACGCTGACCGAGGACGGCCTGCTGGACGCCCGCGGCGCCAACCGGCTGGCGGCGATCGCCGTGCGGGCCGGCGCCGCTGCGGTGGCCAGCGTCGAGCTCTCCACCGGCGAGGTCGAGTGCCTGGCGACCAGCGTCTCGGGCCTGGCCTCGGCGCTGGCCGCGCTCGGCCCTTCGGAGATCCTGGTCCCCGACCGGCTGTTCGCCGACGAGCAGGTCAGCGCCGCCCTGAAGGCGGCCGGCGGCTTCGTGCAGCCGCTGCCGCAGGCGCTGGCCGAGCCCTCGGCCTCGGAAGCCCGGCTCAAGCGGCTCTACGGGGTCGAGACCCTCGACGGCTTCGGTGCGCTGTCGGGCGCGGAGATCTCGGCGCTCGGCCTGATCGCCGCCCACCTGGAGACCACCCAGGCCGGCAAGCTGCCGGCGCTGTCGGCCCCGCGCCGGGCCGGCGAGGCCGACGTCATGGCCATCGACCCGGCCACCCGCGCCAGCCTGGAGATCGAGAAGGCCACCTCCGGCAGCCGCGAGGGCTCGCTGCTGGCGGCCATCGACCGCACCGTGACCGCCCCCGGCGCGCGGCTGCTGGCGGCGCGGCTGGCCCGGCCGCTGCTCGACCCGGCGGCGATCGACGCGCGGCTGGATGCGGTGGCCTGGTTCTGCGAGCATCGCGGCCAGCGGCAGCGGCTGCGCGAGCAGCTGAAGGGGCTGGGCGACATGGCCCGCGCCCTGTCGCGGCTGGCGCTCGGGCGCGGCGGGCCGCGCGACCTCGGCTGCCTGCGCGACGGCCTGACCATGGCCGAGGCGGTGGTGGCGCTGTTCGCCTCCACCCGCGACCCGCTGGTGACGCCGCCGGCGGAGATCGCCAGCGCGCTCGCAGCCCTCAATCCCGACCTGCACGCTGACCTGCTGGCGTTCCGCGACCTCCTGGGCGCGGGCCTCGGGAGCGAGCTGCCGGCGCTGGCCCGCGACGGCGGCTTCGTGGCCGAGGGCGTGCGGCCGGAGCTCGACCATGCCCGGGCGCTGCGCGACGACAGCCGCCGGGTCATCGCCCAGCTGGAGGCGCGGCTGGCCCAGGAGAGCGGCGTCGCCCTGAAGGTCCGCCACAACGCCGTGCTCGGCTACTTCGTGGAGACCACCGCCAAGGCCGCCGAGCCGCTGATGGGCGCGCCGCTGAACGCGGTCTTCATCCACCGCCAGACGCTCGCCAACCAGGTCCGCTTCACCACCGTCGAGCTGGCGGAGCTGGATGCGAAGATCGCCCAGGCCGCCGAGCGGGCGCTGGCCATTGAGGTCGACACCTTCGAGGCCTGGCGCGACGCCGCCTGCGCGGTGGCCGCCGACATCCACGCCGCCGCCGAGGCCGCCGCCCGCCTCGACGTCGCCGCGGGCGTGGCCGAATGGGGCGAGGACGTGGGCGCGGCGCGGCCGACGGTGGACCGCTCCACCGCCTTCGAGGCCGAGGGCGCGCGCCACCCGGTGGTGGAGGCCGCGGTGCGCCGGGCCGGCGAGGCCTTCACGCCCAACGACTGCCGGTTGGACGGCGCGGGGGCCGGCGGGCCGCGGCTGGCGCTGGTCACCGGCCCGAACATGGCCGGCAAGTCGACCTTCCTGCGCCAGAACGCGCTGCTGGCGGTGCTCGCCCAGGCCGGCTGCTTCGTGCCGGCCCGGCGCCTGCGGCTGGGCGTCGTCGACCGGCTGTTCAGCCGGGTCGGCGCAGGCGACGACCTGGCGCGGGGCCGCTCGACCTTCATGGCCGAGATGGTGGAGACCGCCGCCATCCTCACCCAGGCGACGCCGCGCTCCCTGGTGATCCTCGACGAGATCGGCCGCGGCACCGCCACCTACGACGGCCTGGCCATCGCCTGGGCCTGCGCCGAGGCCCTGCACGAGACCAACCGCTGCCGCGCCCTGTTCGCCACCCACTACCACGAGCTGGCGGTGCTGGACGGGCGGCTGGCCTATGTCGCCAACCTCTCCCTGAAGGCCAAGGAGTGGAACGGCGACCTTATCTTCCTGCACGAGGCGGGCCCCGGCCCGGCCGACCGCTCCTACGGCGTGCAGGTGGCGAAGCTGGCCGGCGTGCCGCAGCCGGTGGTGATCCGCGCCCGCGAGGTGCTGGAACGGCTGGAGCGCGAGGCCGGGGCGCCCGCCCACCTCGACGACCTGCCGCTGTTCGCCGCCGCCGCGCCGGCGGCGGAGCGCTCGGGTCCCAGCGCGGCCGAAGAGGCGCTGAAGGTCCTCGACCTCGACGGCATGAGCCCGCGCGAGGCGATGGAGGCGCTCTATCGGCTGAAGGGCCTGCTGACCTAG
- a CDS encoding LysR substrate-binding domain-containing protein has translation MTLEQLRIFVEVAQRGHMTRAAEALHLTQSAVSAAVAALEGRYGARLFDRVGRGIALSAAGQAFLPEAKAVLSQAEAAVAALEDVTALRRGHLTLAASQTVASYWLPGRMARFAQAHPGVSLRMIAGNTAQAAEAVLTGAADLGFVEGLVEVAALSRAAIALDRVSLYAAPDHPLAAAPLRPQDLRAAVWVLREVGSGTRSHFEQVMAGVGVTVRELSVRLELPSNEAALAAAEAGGLVAAVSDLAAAPLVAAGRLVRLAFDAPERAFALLTHRQRHRSRAAMAFIAEL, from the coding sequence GTGACCCTCGAACAGCTCCGCATCTTTGTCGAAGTCGCCCAGCGCGGGCACATGACCCGCGCCGCCGAGGCCTTGCACCTCACCCAGTCGGCGGTCAGCGCGGCGGTGGCGGCGCTGGAAGGGCGCTACGGCGCACGGCTGTTTGACCGGGTCGGCCGCGGCATCGCCCTGTCGGCCGCCGGCCAGGCCTTCCTGCCGGAGGCCAAGGCGGTGCTCAGCCAGGCCGAGGCGGCGGTGGCCGCCCTGGAGGACGTCACCGCGCTGCGCCGCGGCCACCTCACCCTGGCCGCCAGCCAGACGGTGGCCAGCTACTGGCTGCCCGGCCGCATGGCGCGCTTCGCCCAGGCCCATCCGGGCGTCAGCCTGCGGATGATCGCCGGCAACACCGCCCAGGCCGCCGAGGCGGTGCTCACTGGGGCCGCCGACCTGGGCTTCGTGGAGGGCCTGGTGGAGGTCGCGGCCCTGTCCCGCGCCGCCATCGCCCTCGACCGGGTGAGCCTCTACGCCGCGCCCGACCATCCGCTGGCCGCCGCGCCGTTGCGGCCGCAGGACCTGCGCGCCGCCGTCTGGGTGCTGCGCGAGGTGGGATCGGGCACCCGCTCGCACTTCGAGCAGGTGATGGCCGGCGTCGGCGTCACGGTGCGCGAGCTGTCCGTTCGCCTGGAGCTGCCGTCCAACGAAGCGGCTTTGGCGGCGGCCGAGGCCGGCGGGCTGGTGGCCGCGGTGTCCGACCTGGCGGCCGCGCCCCTGGTCGCCGCCGGCCGCCTCGTGCGCCTGGCTTTCGACGCCCCCGAGCGCGCCTTCGCCCTGCTGACCCACCGCCAGCGCCATCGCAGCCGCGCGGCGATGGCGTTCATTGCAGAGCTGTGA